The sequence ATACCAAACACACATTGGCTTTaaagccacgcccatttactgAAAGGGTGTGGTTTGTGGATCTATAACGACCCTTACCAACCACAACCACGTGGATATTTTGCTAGCGCTTTGTCTTGTATATATGCTGTGCTGTGCTAGTGTGTCATGGTTCGCCAACTAAAAGGGCCAGTCAAGAAAGAGAGTAAGAAAGAGAAGCGACAGAGAAGACAAGAGAACGTGGTAGGAAAAGAGAGAGGCCTGTACTTGGCTATCCCACTCGTACTGGCAGCTTTGCTAGTCATATTCCTCCTCTTCTACTGGAACACTACATCATGAGTGATCCACGCTTTGCTCatgtgacctctgacccccgATACAAGGTAGTCCCCCCTGTGTATGACCCCTCACTATGTGACTCCACTGTGTAGAGAGTTCCACGTAGAGAAGCAAAGGTCAACATTGATGCACGCTTTCAACACATGTTCTCTGACAAAAGGTTCAAAGTTCAATGTAAGCTCATTCAGTGATATGTTGTTGCTATAATGTGCATActaggttagggttagggtatgTTGTTGCTATAATGTGTATACTACTGCAGATAATGTGGATAAAAGAGGTCGAAAGGTCAATGAGAGCTCCAGTGAGGATTTGAGAAAGTATTACCAATTAGAAGGTATGTTCAACAATATACCAGTAATCATGTGCATAAAGCCTCCCATAGAGCCTGTAGTTAACGAGGAGTCTGATGGGGAAGCCCCTGAGGAAGGAGAGACTAACGAGGAGTCTGATGGGGAAGCCCCTGAGGGAGGAGAGGCTAACGAAGAGTCTGATGGGGAAGCCCCTGAGGAAGGAAGTACTAACGAGGAGTCTGATGGGGAAGCCCCTGAGGAAGGAAGTACTAACGAGGAGTCTGATGGGGAAGCCCCTGAGGAGGGAGAGACTAATGAGACTGCCAATGAGGTGTGTACACTAGTTGTGTAATAGTAATCAAGACACTACAAGGTCAGGTGATCCATGATTGGGGGGGTGTGTCAGAGGTGGTGGTTGATGAGAAGACAAGTAAGCGCCTCGCTGTATGCAATATGGACTGGGACAGAATCAACGCTAATGATATATTTGGtaagtgtgtgttgtgtgtatccttatctcacccacacacacacacacacacacacacatgcatggtgtaGCATTAGCCCACTCCTTCAAGCCCAGTGAGGGAAGTGTGTGTCGGGTGACTGTATATCCTAGTCAGTTTGGGAGAGAGAGGCTATCACAAGAAGAGCTTATAGGGCCGGTGTCAGCAGGAGATGATGGAGTGGTCAGTCAAGAGAGCCTGCGACGCTATCAACTGGACAGACTCCGGTTAGCCCTCTCTTAGCGTGTGCATGGACActcacactgtgtgtgtgtgcaggtactACTATGGAGTGATCGAGTGTGAGAGTGTACACACAGCAGAGGCTATCTATGAGCAGTGTGATGGTTTAGAGTACGAGCACAGTGGGGGACAACTGGATCTCAGGTGAACCAATCAATGTCCTGTATACTTATAATGAACTTCGCTGGAAGCATTTGGTCCCCTTGTATTGCGTAACCTTTTCACATCAGCAAACTTAACACAAGTCAACCAGTGTACACATTGGTGGGAGGGTCCCTCCCTACACAAATCAACCAGTGTACACATTGGTGGGAGGGTCCCTCCCTACACAAGTCAACCAGTGTACACATTGGTGGGAGGGTCCCTCCCTACACAAGTCAACCAGTGTACACATTGGTGGGAGGGTTCCTCCCTACACAAAGTAGTCTTGATACCTAACCCTGCTACTTATTGAGATCTTTAGCTGGGAATAGCATGCAAGGCTGTGTACACTCTTAACCCTGTATATTACCGTGTTAGGTTTATTCCTGATGACATGTGCTTCTCTGATGTTGAGGTAGAGTCGACTGCTACTGGGTCCTCGATGCCTCACAGCTTCAGTCCTGCAGTGTAagtagtgtagtgtgtgtgcgtgctgtGTCAGCAGAATTATCTACTGTAGGTTTGTGAGCAAGGCTTTGCAGCAATCAAGAGTTGAGTTGACTTGGGACCAAACTGATTCCCATAGACTGCAGACCACTATGAGGAAGtaagaccacacccattaaccacgcccatatTACACCCACATAGGTTCTCTAAGGAAGATGAAGCAGGAATGGACTTCAGTGCTTACCTTGCATCAGATGGTGAGGAGGACACTAGCAATGGACACAAGTATCAGGCTCTCTTAGAAAAAGAGATCAAAGGCCACGATGCAGCAGGAggaaaggtcaaaggtcaacctGGCGGGGATCAAATGGAGATCACATGGGAGCCAGGTGATGTCATATGACATAACAACCTACCCACATGACGCTTGTACTGTTTACAGGACTTAAAGAGAGTACTACAAAGCTGCTCAAGAAAAAACAACgtaatgttgtgtgtgtgtgtgtgtgtgtgtgtgtgtgtgtgtgtgtgtgtgtgtgactcttgtgtgtgtgtaggaggagATGGTCTATCTCGCTGGGAGAAGTATGTACAAGATAAGCGAAAGAAAAAGAAGGATAGAAAAAAAGAGAAGGAGACGATCAGTTCTGAGGTTGTGGGATTCGATGATGACTTCTTCCAAAAGTCCACCACCACCAAAACTCCTTCTCAGGTATAActctcagtgtgtgtgtgtgtgtgccccccctcagtgtgtgcgtgtgtaggGCTCTAGGAAGAGAGGAGCTCCAGCATTGGCCCCAGCCTCTGTGAGTGCTACCCACCTCCCTACCTCCCTAGCCTTACCACCAACCCACACATGCAGGCAGAGCTGGATCTGCTCACAATGGATGATGCCCAGTCAGGCTCTAATGAGAGGGGCTTTGATGTGATGGACCCTCGCTTTGGGGCTCTGTATGAGTCTCCAATGTTTGCCCCTGATCCAGCACACCCACGCTACAAGTAAGCCCctccccatacacacacagtgatatTAGCCCTACCCATAGACACACCGAGGCTATGGAGGCTATAATGAAAGAGAAGATGCGTAGACGAATAGGCAGGACAGATGCCAGGTAACCAACCACtcagtgtgtgtacgtgtgtactgaCTCCATGCTGAATGCAGTGTGGAGCCACTGGTAGAGGCAGTAAAGAGGAAGACCAACGCTTTCAAAAAACGCAGGAAAATGCAACCCAAACAGAACACTAACTCTCTTACATAGTTGATTGTGTGTGAGGTACAATACTGTAGCTGGATAATAATTACGTGTTTAGCAAAATTGATTGCtgtgattgtgattgtgatGGATTGCCACAGTAGCCTTGCAAGAATCCCCACTAGTGCTACACGGCCCTAATACTCCCACACAAAGATGTCATACATTCTCGGGGCCTAGCCGCGGCTTGCAGATTGAGAATATAAAATAAATTTTAATGTTAATACTGATAACTGATATGAGTTTTAATGTCACTGAGTATTTCTCCTAATTCCAGCTCATCGAACCTTCCCTCGAGACTGGGCAGGAGAGTGCGTGCCTCCTCAGCAGTGGCAGGACACAAGTTAGCCAGAGCCGCTATCTCAAACTTATGAAGCTTTTGTTTCTGCAGAGTTTCTCGTACTGCCTTTATAGTCTCCTTGCTGTTGTATTTGCTGAACCTTTGAGTGTACTCTAGTGTCTTGAGGAATACTTGACTCTGATCTGTATCCTCCTCTTGTGTTTCATACTGAACCTTCCGATGCTCTAGTAGCATCTTCACCTCTGACACTAACAACGCATCAGCGCTCTCAAAATCTGTGCAGGCATTCACTCAAGGGAAGGTACACTCACTGAAAAGCTTACCTTTGCCAAACTTGAGCTCTGTGGCGTCTTCATCATCATAATCCACTGGAGTAATAGTCGCCATCACCACTGCACCGTACCGCTGACTGGTTGTTCTAAATAATGCCCACTGCTACTAAATACCATGTGTGATGAAGACAAGAAGGGATGGAAGCGCCGTCGCTCAGAGGATGAGGACATTAGAGCAGCCAAGAAACCTGCAAGCGACGAGTGTGTGGCTATCCTAGATGCTGGTGCACAGTATggcaaggtgtgtgtgtgtgtgtgtgtgtgtgtgtgtgtgtgtgtgtgtgtgtgtgtgtgtgtgtgtgtgtgtgtgtgcgtgtgcgtgtgtgcgtgtgtgtgtgccagcTTGTGAAATATGCCCTCACAGATCATCGATAGGCGCATCAGAGAATTGCTAGTAAGAACAGTTCTGTTGCCATTGGATACACCAGCCACACAACTCTCAGACTATCGGTGTGTTAGCTCTGTACCTTGTGTAGTGTGTCATTATTCGTGGCCCCTTTGTAGTGCTCTCATCATATCAGGAGGACCTAATAGTGTCAATGACTCTGACGCTCTTAACCATGATCCTGATATATTTGGGCTTGGTTTGCCTGTACTGGGGATATGTTATGGTATGCAGCTCATCAACAATCACTATGGTGGccgtgtgggtgtgtctggTCTACGTGAAGATGGCCAATTCACCATCTCCATTGATCAAGGTGAGTTGGTGTAGTCTCTCACCCACTTGCAATCACTTACCCTGCTCCGCTAGATTGTAAGTTATTCAGTGGGTTAGAGGCATCTCAAGAGGTGCTTCTCACTCATGGAGACTCAGTCCTCCAGTTGGCCCCTTCTCTCCAGTCAGTGGGACAGTCAGGACCTCTTGTGGCTGCTCTCAAACACCAGGAGTTGCCAGTGTATGGGCTACAGTTCCATCCCGAGGCTGACCTTACTATTAATGGACTAAAAATCTTTACAAACTTTCTCTACAATGTATGTTGTGtagctgtatgtgtgtgtgtgtgttaggttGGTTGTTGCTTGCAGGTAGCCGGCTGTACTGGGTCTAGTACACTGGAAAGCAGAGAAGTCAAGTGCATGGAATACATTCGCAACATGGTTGGCACTACTGCTCCTGTGTTGGTAAGAAGATACTGTACGCCCCCTGGTGATcattaccccccacatagtCTCTAGTGAGCGGTGGTGTGGACAGTGCTGTGTGTACAGCTCTACTCAACGCTGCATTAGGCCCTGATCGTGTCATTGCAGTGCATATTGACAATGGGTTCTTGAGGAGACAAGAGAGTGTGCAAGTCAAGTCATCCCTGGAGACTGTTGGTATTCGTCCCATGGGTAAGAGCAGTGATTATATGCAGGCTATTGATCCCCTGGGTAAGAGcagtgattataattatggaggcTATTGATCCCCTGGGTAAGAGCAGTGATTATATGGAGGCTATTGATCCCCTGGGTAAGAGCAGTGATTGTATGGAGGCTATTGATCCCCTGGGTAAGAGCAGTGATTATATGGAGGCTATTGATCCCCTGAGTAAGAGCAGTGATTATATGGAGGCTATTGATCCCCTGGGTAAGAGCAGTGATTGTATGGAGGCTATTGATCCCCTGGGTAAGAGCAGTGATTGTATGGAGGCTATTGATTCCCTGGGTAAGAGCAGTGATTGTATGGAGGCTATTGATCCCCTGGGTAAGAGCAGTGATTGTATGGAGGCTATTGATCCCCTGGGTAAGAGCAGTGATTATATGGAGGCTATTGATCCTTGGGTAAGAGCAGTGATTATATGGAGGCTATTGATCCCCTGGGTAAGAGCAGTGATCATATGGAGGCTATTGATCCCCTGGGTAAGAGCAGTGATCATATGGAGGCTATTGATCCCCTGGGTAAGAGCAGTGATCATATGGAGGCTATTGATCCCCTGGGTAAGAGCAGTGATCATATGGAGGCTATTGATCCCCTGGGTAAGAGCAGTGATTATATGGAGGCTATTGATCCCATGGGTAAGAGCAGTGATTATATGGAGGCTATTGATCCCATGGGTAAGAGCAGTGATTATATGGAGGCTATTGATCCCTCACGCAGTCATCAGAGCTAGTGCACGATTCCTGTCAGCACAAACCAACCTTGCATATACTGGCGAGGATggattgctgagtcagcactctTCACTGCCCCTTCATTCTGTGACAAGTCCTGAAGAGAAGAGGACTATTATTGGAGACACGTTTATCAAGGTAACAGACTCAGTGGTACAAGACCTCCATCTGAACCCTGACCTCATCTTCCTAGCACAAGGTATGCTTACATGTGTGGCTGTGTATATACCTTAAAGCGTTTTCAGAtatttctctgtttttagggtactaattttggcagaATTTAGTCACCTGACTTCATTGAACTCTCACCTCTGCCCCTATAGGAACACTGAGGCCTGACCTTATAGAGAGTGCATCTAGTGTAGTCTCATCCAATGCACAGCTCATCAAGACACATCACAATGACACTCCATTGGTCAGACAACTACGCCAATCAGTGAGATATTAGAGAGATACACACACTGATATACCACCTCCATATGCACACTGATATACCACCTCCATATGCACACTGATATACCACCTCCATATGCACACTGATATACCACCTCTATATGCACACTGATATACCACCTCTATATGCACACTGATATACCACCTCTATATGCACACTGATATACCACCTCTATATGCACACTGATATACCACCTCTATATGCACACTGATATACCACCTCTATATGCACACTGATATACCACCTCCATATGCACACTGATATACCACCTCTATATGCACACTGATATACCACCTCTATATGCACACTGATATACCACCTCCATATGCACACTGATATACCACCTCCATATGCTCACTGATATACCACCTCTATATGCACAGGGCAGAGTAGTGGAGCCACTGGCAGACTTCCATAAAGATGAAGTTAGGAGATTGGGAGAGAGTCTAGGACTACCCAAACACCTCGTGCATAGACATCCTTTCCCTGGTACACCACATAGCTGccataatg comes from Halichondria panicea chromosome 3, odHalPani1.1, whole genome shotgun sequence and encodes:
- the LOC135333229 gene encoding ESF1 homolog isoform X1, giving the protein MSDPRFAHVTSDPRYKRVPRREAKVNIDARFQHMFSDKRFKVQYNVDKRGRKVNESSSEDLRKYYQLEEPVVNEESDGEAPEEGETNEESDGEAPEGGEANEESDGEAPEEGSTNEESDGEAPEEGSTNEESDGEAPEEGETNETANEVIHDWGGVSEVVVDEKTSKRLAVCNMDWDRINANDIFALAHSFKPSEGSVCRVTVYPSQFGRERLSQEELIGPVSAGDDGVVSQESLRRYQLDRLRYYYGVIECESVHTAEAIYEQCDGLEYEHSGGQLDLRFIPDDMCFSDVEVESTATGSSMPHSFSPAVFVSKALQQSRVELTWDQTDSHRLQTTMRKFSKEDEAGMDFSAYLASDGEEDTSNGHKYQALLEKEIKGHDAAGGKVKGQPGGDQMEITWEPGLKESTTKLLKKKQRGDGLSRWEKYVQDKRKKKKDRKKEKETISSEVVGFDDDFFQKSTTTKTPSQGSRKRGAPALAPASAELDLLTMDDAQSGSNERGFDVMDPRFGALYESPMFAPDPAHPRYKHTEAMEAIMKEKMRRRIGRTDASVEPLVEAVKRKTNAFKKRRKMQPKQNTNSLT
- the LOC135333229 gene encoding ESF1 homolog isoform X3 → MSDPRFAHVTSDPRYKRVPRREAKVNIDARFQHMFSDKRFKVQYNVDKRGRKVNESSSEDLRKYYQLEEPVVNEESDGEAPEEGETNEESDGEAPEGGEANEESDGEAPEEGSTNEESDGEAPEEGSTNEESDGEAPEEGETNETANEVIHDWGGVSEVVVDEKTSKRLAVCNMDWDRINANDIFALAHSFKPSEGSVCRVTVYPSQFGRERLSQEELIGPVSAGDDGVVSQESLRRYQLDRLRYYYGVIECESVHTAEAIYEQCDGLEYEHSGGQLDLRFIPDDMCFSDVEVESTATGSSMPHSFSPAVFVSKALQQSRVELTWDQTDSHRLQTTMRKFSKEDEAGMDFSAYLASDGEEDTSNGHKYQALLEKEIKGHDAAGGKVKGQPGGDQMEITWEPGLKESTTKLLKKKQRGDGLSRWEKYVQDKRKKKKDRKKEKETISSEVVGFDDDFFQKSTTTKTPSQAELDLLTMDDAQSGSNERGFDVMDPRFGALYESPMFAPDPAHPRYKHTEAMEAIMKEKMRRRIGRTDASVEPLVEAVKRKTNAFKKRRKMQPKQNTNSLT
- the LOC135333229 gene encoding ESF1 homolog isoform X4 — encoded protein: MSDPRFAHVTSDPRYKRVPRREAKVNIDARFQHMFSDKRFKVQYNVDKRGRKVNESSSEDLRKYYQLEEPVVNEESDGEAPEEGETNEESDGEAPEGGEANEESDGEAPEEGKTNETANEVIHDWGGVSEVVVDEKTSKRLAVCNMDWDRINANDIFALAHSFKPSEGSVCRVTVYPSQFGRERLSQEELIGPVSAGDDGVVSQESLRRYQLDRLRYYYGVIECESVHTAEAIYEQCDGLEYEHSGGQLDLRFIPDDMCFSDVEVESTATGSSMPHSFSPAVFVSKALQQSRVELTWDQTDSHRLQTTMRKFSKEDEAGMDFSAYLASDGEEDTSNGHKYQALLEKEIKGHDAAGGKVKGQPGGDQMEITWEPGLKESTTKLLKKKQRGDGLSRWEKYVQDKRKKKKDRKKEKETISSEVVGFDDDFFQKSTTTKTPSQGSRKRGAPALAPASAELDLLTMDDAQSGSNERGFDVMDPRFGALYESPMFAPDPAHPRYKHTEAMEAIMKEKMRRRIGRTDASVEPLVEAVKRKTNAFKKRRKMQPKQNTNSLT
- the LOC135333229 gene encoding ESF1 homolog isoform X2, which translates into the protein MSDPRFAHVTSDPRYKRVPRREAKVNIDARFQHMFSDKRFKVQYNVDKRGRKVNESSSEDLRKYYQLEVNEESDGEAPEEGETNEESDGEAPEGGEANEESDGEAPEEGSTNEESDGEAPEEGSTNEESDGEAPEEGETNETANEVIHDWGGVSEVVVDEKTSKRLAVCNMDWDRINANDIFALAHSFKPSEGSVCRVTVYPSQFGRERLSQEELIGPVSAGDDGVVSQESLRRYQLDRLRYYYGVIECESVHTAEAIYEQCDGLEYEHSGGQLDLRFIPDDMCFSDVEVESTATGSSMPHSFSPAVFVSKALQQSRVELTWDQTDSHRLQTTMRKFSKEDEAGMDFSAYLASDGEEDTSNGHKYQALLEKEIKGHDAAGGKVKGQPGGDQMEITWEPGLKESTTKLLKKKQRGDGLSRWEKYVQDKRKKKKDRKKEKETISSEVVGFDDDFFQKSTTTKTPSQGSRKRGAPALAPASAELDLLTMDDAQSGSNERGFDVMDPRFGALYESPMFAPDPAHPRYKHTEAMEAIMKEKMRRRIGRTDASVEPLVEAVKRKTNAFKKRRKMQPKQNTNSLT
- the LOC135333236 gene encoding DNA-directed RNA polymerase II subunit Rpb4-like; the protein is MATITPVDYDDEDATELKFGKDFESADALLVSEVKMLLEHRKVQYETQEEDTDQSQVFLKTLEYTQRFSKYNSKETIKAVRETLQKQKLHKFEIAALANLCPATAEEARTLLPSLEGRFDELELGEILSDIKTHISYQY
- the LOC135333228 gene encoding GMP synthase [glutamine-hydrolyzing]-like isoform X2, whose protein sequence is MCDEDKKGWKRRRSEDEDIRAAKKPASDECVAILDAGAQYGKIIDRRIRELLVRTVLLPLDTPATQLSDYRALIISGGPNSVNDSDALNHDPDIFGLGLPVLGICYGMQLINNHYGGRVGVSGLREDGQFTISIDQDCKLFSGLEASQEVLLTHGDSVLQLAPSLQSVGQSGPLVAALKHQELPVYGLQFHPEADLTINGLKIFTNFLYNVAGCTGSSTLESREVKCMEYIRNMVGTTAPVLSLVSGGVDSAVCTALLNAALGPDRVIAVHIDNGFLRRQESVQVKSSLETVGIRPMVIRASARFLSAQTNLAYTGEDGLLSQHSSLPLHSVTSPEEKRTIIGDTFIKVTDSVVQDLHLNPDLIFLAQGTLRPDLIESASSVVSSNAQLIKTHHNDTPLVRQLRQSGRVVEPLADFHKDEVRRLGESLGLPKHLVHRHPFPGPGLAIRVLCQKEAYLRDDFVSTNSILSSLVNPDQWSGVQLRESEREVLSSLTRGHSLYATLLPIYSVGVQGDCRTYNYVAALSCEGPPPDWQHLMILAKIIPKICHNVNRIVWVFGDPVRGPVEEVTPTHLRATVLATLRQADHLAHQILVKHNAVGCVSQMPIVLIPIHFDRDESTPSCQRSIVIRTFITSDFMTGVPAVPGIQLPLNVLSEMVTSLQTVSGISRVLYDLTPKPPGTTEWE
- the LOC135333228 gene encoding GMP synthase [glutamine-hydrolyzing]-like isoform X1; protein product: MCDEDKKGWKRRRSEDEDIRAAKKPASDECVAILDAGAQYGKIIDRRIRELLVRTVLLPLDTPATQLSDYRCVSSVPCVVCHYSWPLCSALIISGGPNSVNDSDALNHDPDIFGLGLPVLGICYGMQLINNHYGGRVGVSGLREDGQFTISIDQDCKLFSGLEASQEVLLTHGDSVLQLAPSLQSVGQSGPLVAALKHQELPVYGLQFHPEADLTINGLKIFTNFLYNVAGCTGSSTLESREVKCMEYIRNMVGTTAPVLSLVSGGVDSAVCTALLNAALGPDRVIAVHIDNGFLRRQESVQVKSSLETVGIRPMVIRASARFLSAQTNLAYTGEDGLLSQHSSLPLHSVTSPEEKRTIIGDTFIKVTDSVVQDLHLNPDLIFLAQGTLRPDLIESASSVVSSNAQLIKTHHNDTPLVRQLRQSGRVVEPLADFHKDEVRRLGESLGLPKHLVHRHPFPGPGLAIRVLCQKEAYLRDDFVSTNSILSSLVNPDQWSGVQLRESEREVLSSLTRGHSLYATLLPIYSVGVQGDCRTYNYVAALSCEGPPPDWQHLMILAKIIPKICHNVNRIVWVFGDPVRGPVEEVTPTHLRATVLATLRQADHLAHQILVKHNAVGCVSQMPIVLIPIHFDRDESTPSCQRSIVIRTFITSDFMTGVPAVPGIQLPLNVLSEMVTSLQTVSGISRVLYDLTPKPPGTTEWE